A genome region from Armatimonadota bacterium includes the following:
- the steA gene encoding putative cytokinetic ring protein SteA: MQCIRGRARVDARTKHLALRLRPGEIAIIAHRDLDGSCAADLIARGVAAVVNAEPSITGRYPNLGPRALLNAGVPVLDSAGPEALQLIHEGDALEIVGGDVYRKGVRVCSGRTLTLEAVAERMEAAKSNVDRELRSFVENTLSYLGAEHGLLAEATQMPALDTPLSGRHVLVVVRGQGAREDLRIIRSYIRDMKPVLMGVDGGADVLLESGYVPDLIIGDMDSVSDRGLRCGAELVLHAYPDGRAPALERLRARGVAPKLFPCLGTSEDVAMLLAYEKGAELIIAVGAHFSLVDFLDKARGGMASTFLTRLKVGSVLVDAKGVSRLYRGAPSPGYLLAIMGVAVATIGTILWIAPEVRAYLEALWAKAVLALRS; this comes from the coding sequence GTGCAGTGCATTCGCGGCCGAGCGCGGGTTGACGCCCGCACCAAGCACCTCGCGTTGCGCCTGCGGCCAGGCGAAATCGCGATCATCGCTCACCGCGATCTGGATGGTTCGTGCGCCGCCGATCTCATCGCCCGCGGCGTGGCGGCGGTCGTCAACGCCGAGCCCAGCATCACCGGCCGCTACCCCAACCTCGGCCCCCGCGCTCTGCTTAACGCCGGGGTGCCGGTGCTTGACAGCGCCGGCCCCGAGGCGCTGCAGCTCATCCACGAGGGCGACGCGCTGGAGATCGTGGGGGGCGACGTGTATCGCAAGGGCGTGCGCGTGTGCTCGGGCCGCACGCTCACCCTCGAGGCGGTGGCGGAGCGCATGGAGGCGGCCAAGTCCAACGTTGATCGTGAGCTCCGCAGCTTCGTCGAGAACACGCTCAGCTACCTCGGCGCGGAGCACGGGCTGCTGGCCGAAGCGACGCAGATGCCGGCGCTCGACACCCCCCTGTCGGGGCGCCACGTGCTGGTGGTGGTGCGCGGCCAGGGGGCGCGCGAGGACCTGCGCATCATCCGCTCCTACATCCGCGACATGAAGCCGGTGCTGATGGGGGTTGACGGCGGCGCCGACGTCTTGCTTGAATCGGGGTATGTGCCGGACCTCATCATCGGCGACATGGACAGCGTGTCCGATCGCGGGCTGCGCTGCGGGGCCGAGCTGGTGCTGCACGCCTACCCCGACGGCCGCGCCCCGGCGCTCGAACGCCTGCGGGCGCGCGGAGTCGCGCCCAAGCTCTTCCCCTGCCTCGGCACCAGCGAGGACGTCGCCATGCTGCTCGCTTACGAGAAGGGCGCCGAGCTGATCATCGCCGTCGGCGCCCACTTCAGCCTGGTGGATTTCCTCGACAAGGCGCGCGGGGGCATGGCCAGCACCTTCCTCACCCGCCTCAAGGTGGGGTCGGTGCTGGTAGATGCCAAGGGCGTGAGCCGCCTCTACCGCGGCGCCCCTTCGCCGGGCTACCTGCTGGCGATCATGGGGGTAGCGGTTGCCACCATCGGCACGATCCTGTGGATCGCGCCCGAGGTGCGCGCATACCTGGAGGCGCTGTGGGCGAAGGCGGTGTTGGCGCTGCGGTCGTAA
- the hxlB gene encoding 6-phospho-3-hexuloisomerase, which produces MADDGVIDGILEELRQALLPVGETELEALADAVATAAEVFVTGQGRSGLMGAAFATRLAQLGKRVHVVGSPTTTAAGRGAVLIACSGSGRTRSTVAHAQHARALGAQVWAVTGDSSSPLAAAADRVIAIPAAPSIQPGRSVFEQALLMLFDTVVLRLMVKLGQTAERMDARHANLE; this is translated from the coding sequence ATGGCGGACGACGGTGTGATAGACGGCATTCTGGAGGAGTTGCGGCAGGCGCTGCTGCCGGTCGGGGAGACGGAACTGGAAGCTCTGGCCGACGCGGTCGCCACCGCCGCCGAGGTCTTCGTGACCGGCCAGGGGCGTTCGGGGCTCATGGGCGCCGCGTTCGCCACGCGCCTGGCCCAACTGGGCAAGCGCGTCCACGTGGTCGGCTCGCCGACCACCACGGCCGCCGGCCGGGGCGCCGTGCTCATCGCTTGCTCAGGCTCCGGGCGCACCCGCAGCACCGTCGCCCACGCCCAGCATGCACGCGCCCTCGGCGCCCAAGTGTGGGCCGTCACCGGGGATTCCTCTTCTCCGCTCGCCGCCGCCGCGGACCGCGTCATCGCCATCCCCGCGGCGCCCTCGATTCAGCCGGGCAGATCGGTCTTCGAGCAGGCGCTGTTGATGTTGTTCGATACGGTGGTGCTGCGGCTGATGGTCAAGCTGGGGCAGACCGCGGAGCGCATGGACGCCCGCCACGCCAACCTGGAATGA
- a CDS encoding prepilin-type N-terminal cleavage/methylation domain-containing protein: MTDHRSAAVRRRRAAGFTLIEVLVAAMVLGIGLVGVSSMVYYGVLSHQKSANYTIAGQRAMQEMERIRDAGYLGAVVDYAHFPYPNYQIVDANTARFTVPELTGSQGTITINEDNEAQAVNPSTGAPYLNMKRVSVTVAWGGSQRLRGSYNLATLISNRP, encoded by the coding sequence ATGACTGACCACAGAAGCGCAGCAGTCAGGCGCCGGCGCGCAGCCGGGTTCACCCTCATCGAAGTGCTGGTGGCGGCGATGGTCCTGGGCATCGGCCTGGTGGGGGTCTCGTCCATGGTGTACTACGGGGTGCTTTCCCACCAGAAATCGGCCAACTACACCATCGCCGGCCAGAGGGCGATGCAGGAGATGGAGCGCATCCGCGACGCCGGCTACCTGGGGGCGGTGGTGGATTACGCCCACTTCCCCTATCCCAACTACCAGATCGTTGACGCGAACACGGCGCGCTTCACCGTGCCCGAGCTCACCGGCAGCCAGGGCACCATCACCATCAACGAGGACAACGAAGCGCAGGCCGTCAACCCCAGCACCGGTGCGCCCTACCTGAACATGAAGCGGGTCAGCGTGACCGTAGCCTGGGGCGGGTCGCAGCGGTTGCGCGGGTCCTACAACCTGGCGACCCTGATCTCGAACCGGCCGTGA
- a CDS encoding type II secretion system protein — translation MKWMIKHDQRRLSRRSGFTLPELLVAMLVMGILAWTVSLIYFSVLGVYNKNLWRLRPYDEATKAVERVAKEIREAMVIDTYGSQALIVIMPQKDASRDNVLVDSGSGLALSQGDWVAFYLSDQTGALDASGHYLWKAVKAQGTTTWVPRVMIADSIHPELNPTDPATGLPRPMFKYWPDEVRLYGVEMWITSVSEVRGELKPQTAHTECYLRNL, via the coding sequence ATGAAGTGGATGATCAAGCACGACCAGCGCAGACTCAGCCGCCGGAGCGGCTTCACTTTGCCGGAATTGCTGGTGGCGATGTTGGTCATGGGGATCCTGGCGTGGACGGTGTCCCTCATCTACTTCTCGGTGCTGGGGGTCTATAACAAGAACCTGTGGCGCCTGCGCCCCTACGACGAGGCGACCAAGGCGGTCGAGCGCGTCGCCAAGGAAATCAGAGAGGCGATGGTGATTGACACCTACGGCTCGCAGGCGCTGATCGTCATCATGCCGCAGAAGGACGCCAGCCGCGACAACGTGTTGGTGGACTCCGGCAGCGGCCTGGCGCTGTCGCAGGGGGACTGGGTGGCGTTCTACCTGTCGGACCAGACGGGCGCCCTCGACGCCAGCGGCCACTACCTGTGGAAGGCGGTCAAAGCGCAGGGCACGACCACCTGGGTGCCGCGGGTGATGATCGCCGACAGCATTCATCCCGAGCTCAACCCGACCGATCCCGCCACCGGGCTGCCGCGGCCCATGTTCAAGTATTGGCCGGACGAGGTGCGCCTGTACGGGGTGGAGATGTGGATCACCTCCGTGTCGGAGGTAAGGGGCGAACTCAAGCCGCAGACCGCCCACACCGAGTGCTACCTGCGGAACCTGTGA
- a CDS encoding PilX N-terminal domain-containing pilus assembly protein, which produces MMTLRRRARSDEGFALVSAMIFLVVLLIVGASLVQTSSQELQTASRVRKESRALNLAEAGIDYAAWKLYNAPTTALPTTWTRSDLPTGTFTVAATQYVGATGPVPNTVVLQSTGVSQGWNSQLKVVGRFLQNPGTNNPIFDNALFSDAELRVGGTADVKGSVHANANIKFNGSPKVDGDVSAVGSISEGGTVTGTRTPNAPQMPMPTIDLAYYRSIATTVINGNYNFNGSATLDGVTYIDGNCSINATFSGTGVIVCSGEVTVNGSARLESLETDELAIVAAGSVRINGNCRIEGYVYTHNLDIPAGFTGNGTADILGGVAADVINVNGTLLLEYREPTLPLPGDSSAPPQFASISWRRVR; this is translated from the coding sequence ATGATGACATTACGGCGCCGTGCGCGCAGCGACGAGGGGTTTGCCCTGGTGTCGGCGATGATCTTCCTGGTGGTGCTGCTGATTGTGGGGGCGAGCCTGGTGCAGACCAGCTCGCAGGAGCTGCAGACCGCCAGCCGGGTGCGCAAGGAGTCGCGCGCCCTCAACCTGGCGGAGGCGGGCATTGATTACGCTGCGTGGAAGCTGTACAACGCGCCCACCACCGCGCTGCCGACGACGTGGACGCGCAGCGACCTGCCGACGGGCACATTCACCGTCGCCGCCACCCAGTACGTGGGCGCGACGGGGCCGGTGCCCAACACGGTGGTGCTGCAATCCACCGGCGTATCACAGGGGTGGAACTCCCAGCTCAAGGTGGTGGGGCGCTTCCTGCAGAACCCGGGCACCAATAACCCGATCTTCGATAACGCGCTGTTCTCCGACGCCGAGCTGCGCGTCGGCGGCACGGCGGACGTCAAGGGCAGCGTCCACGCGAATGCGAACATCAAGTTCAACGGTTCGCCAAAGGTGGACGGCGACGTGTCGGCGGTGGGATCCATCAGCGAGGGGGGCACGGTCACCGGAACTCGCACGCCGAACGCGCCGCAGATGCCGATGCCCACCATTGATCTCGCGTACTACCGCAGCATCGCCACCACCGTCATCAACGGCAATTACAACTTCAACGGCAGCGCGACCCTCGATGGCGTAACATACATTGACGGCAACTGCTCCATCAACGCCACCTTCAGCGGCACGGGCGTGATCGTGTGCAGCGGCGAGGTCACGGTCAACGGTTCCGCCAGGCTCGAGAGCTTAGAGACGGACGAGTTGGCGATCGTCGCCGCCGGCAGCGTGCGCATCAACGGCAACTGCCGCATCGAGGGCTACGTCTATACCCACAACCTGGACATCCCCGCCGGCTTCACCGGCAACGGCACCGCTGACATCCTGGGTGGCGTCGCCGCCGACGTCATCAATGTCAACGGCACCTTGCTCCTCGAGTACCGCGAGCCGACCTTGCCCTTGCCCGGCGATTCCTCCGCACCCCCCCAGTTTGCCTCCATTTCCTGGCGCCGGGTGCGGTGA
- a CDS encoding class II fructose-bisphosphate aldolase, translating to MPLITDARQARAIYREAQQRRICLPAFNTENRDTTEAAFRAVAEVAREHNLSQPPLVLAATANYGQRQQLANYTSLGAADEGLLALRDDLERLCRPGGPYPQVRAMVHLDHAQPGADRDVLAAGRGFFASVMCDCSALPLVENMARTKRFVAEVGAQVMVEGAVDEIAEPGTGAVKSKLTTAEQARRFLDETGVDLIVVNLGTEHRVTAGAARYHGDRAREISAAVGPVLVLHGTSSLRDTSLGMLRDDGIAKVNIWTRLEHVAAVAMAQDLLANLGGVLSADDMQALVEQGVLTADFASRQGQRAPGLDYIANSHRRDEVCVPAMVAVMKRCLLDCGYADFGRAA from the coding sequence ATGCCCCTGATCACCGATGCCCGTCAGGCGCGCGCCATCTACCGCGAGGCGCAGCAGCGCCGAATCTGCCTGCCTGCCTTCAACACCGAAAACCGCGACACCACCGAGGCGGCCTTCCGCGCCGTCGCCGAGGTCGCGCGCGAGCACAACCTTTCCCAGCCGCCCCTGGTGCTGGCCGCCACCGCCAACTACGGGCAGCGCCAGCAGCTCGCCAACTACACCTCTTTGGGCGCCGCCGACGAGGGGCTGCTCGCCCTGCGCGACGACCTCGAGCGGTTGTGCCGCCCCGGCGGGCCCTATCCCCAGGTGCGGGCGATGGTTCACCTCGACCACGCGCAACCCGGGGCCGACCGTGATGTGCTGGCCGCGGGGAGAGGCTTCTTCGCCTCCGTGATGTGTGACTGCTCGGCCCTGCCGCTGGTCGAGAATATGGCTCGCACCAAACGCTTCGTCGCGGAGGTCGGGGCGCAGGTGATGGTCGAGGGTGCGGTAGACGAGATCGCGGAGCCGGGCACGGGCGCGGTCAAGAGCAAGCTGACGACCGCGGAGCAGGCGCGCCGCTTCCTCGATGAGACCGGGGTTGACCTGATTGTCGTCAACCTCGGCACCGAGCACCGAGTGACCGCCGGCGCCGCCCGCTACCACGGCGACCGCGCGCGCGAGATCAGCGCCGCGGTGGGGCCGGTGCTGGTGCTGCACGGCACCTCCTCCCTGCGCGACACGAGCCTGGGCATGCTGCGCGACGACGGCATCGCCAAGGTCAACATCTGGACGCGCCTGGAGCACGTCGCCGCCGTGGCGATGGCCCAAGATCTGCTGGCGAACCTGGGCGGCGTCCTTTCCGCCGATGACATGCAGGCGCTCGTCGAGCAGGGCGTGCTTACCGCGGATTTCGCCAGCCGTCAGGGGCAACGGGCGCCAGGTCTCGACTACATCGCCAACAGCCACCGGCGCGACGAGGTGTGCGTCCCGGCGATGGTGGCCGTGATGAAGCGCTGCCTGCTGGACTGCGGGTACGCGGACTTCGGCCGCGCAGCCTAG
- a CDS encoding ATP-binding protein: MDDPSGRTGAACCACTSHPVLAAWSSGKDALWALHIARQGDFDVAGLLTTISDPHRRVSMHGVREELVRAQARALGLPLIEVRIPAPCTDEAYSAAMRGALERAKGDGLTGVVFGDLHLADVRAYREERMAQVGMRCHFPLWGRDPDELARAMVAGGVRAYITCLDPRKLPREFAGRAWDRAFLAALPADIDACGENGEFHTFAFDGPGFERPIGVHLGETVEREGFVFTDIVPR, translated from the coding sequence ATGGACGATCCCTCGGGTCGTACAGGCGCAGCATGCTGCGCCTGTACCAGCCACCCGGTCTTGGCTGCGTGGAGCAGCGGCAAGGACGCGCTGTGGGCGCTGCACATCGCTCGGCAGGGGGACTTCGATGTCGCGGGCCTGCTGACGACTATCAGCGACCCCCACCGGCGTGTCTCCATGCACGGAGTGCGCGAGGAGCTGGTGCGCGCCCAAGCGCGGGCGCTCGGCCTGCCGCTGATCGAGGTGCGCATTCCCGCCCCGTGCACGGACGAGGCTTACAGCGCAGCGATGCGTGGCGCGCTCGAGCGGGCAAAGGGCGACGGCCTAACCGGCGTCGTCTTCGGCGACCTCCATCTGGCCGACGTGCGCGCTTACCGCGAGGAGCGCATGGCCCAGGTGGGGATGAGGTGTCACTTCCCCCTGTGGGGGCGCGACCCTGACGAGCTGGCGCGGGCGATGGTCGCCGGCGGAGTGCGGGCTTACATCACCTGCCTCGATCCGCGCAAGCTGCCGCGGGAGTTCGCCGGCCGCGCGTGGGACCGCGCATTCCTGGCGGCACTGCCAGCCGACATCGATGCGTGCGGGGAAAACGGGGAATTCCACACCTTCGCGTTCGATGGCCCCGGGTTCGAGCGGCCCATCGGCGTGCACCTGGGAGAGACGGTGGAGCGAGAGGGGTTCGTCTTCACCGACATCGTGCCGCGGTGA
- a CDS encoding bifunctional nuclease family protein, with protein MVDEVRVEVWRLVKDHRGRDVVLLRDGRQRSLPIWIGPYEAAAIWIRLDPQHSATLLRRPMTHDLCAAVIQRLGGRVERIVVDDVSNDTYYAKVHLAINGRTVTVDSRPSDAIALALRCDAPVWVSDAVMEAGNVVVEDDEPAAGGPADDAPDFPSEDEQA; from the coding sequence ATGGTGGACGAAGTTCGGGTCGAGGTCTGGCGGCTGGTCAAGGATCACCGCGGCCGAGACGTGGTGCTGTTGCGGGACGGACGCCAACGCAGCCTCCCCATCTGGATCGGCCCCTACGAAGCGGCGGCGATCTGGATCAGACTCGATCCGCAGCACTCGGCCACCCTGCTTCGTCGCCCCATGACCCATGACCTCTGCGCCGCCGTCATCCAGCGCTTGGGCGGCCGCGTCGAGCGCATCGTCGTTGATGATGTCTCCAACGATACCTATTATGCTAAGGTTCACCTGGCCATTAACGGGCGCACGGTCACCGTTGACTCGCGCCCCAGCGACGCCATCGCTCTGGCCCTGCGCTGCGACGCACCGGTGTGGGTCAGCGACGCGGTCATGGAAGCCGGCAACGTCGTGGTGGAGGACGATGAGCCGGCTGCCGGCGGCCCCGCCGACGATGCCCCCGACTTCCCCTCCGAGGACGAACAGGCATAG
- a CDS encoding GAF domain-containing protein has protein sequence MFRQIANLIEQEGDALASAWQAELERRDNGLVSTDNRRQLWRDARTWVALLLRAMRTGDVGPLHRTSRLTARRLALGGIALADVVEAIISFKHVLWQALRELPELDSEVMHEATRTVAEWFDGMIINTVANYDAMGRDGGSRTLTVERALHLSRLAEDQVAVSDLAQEMVAERNVRRLPSLIARSAAHLAGAQRAAVAVPDDGAPRYRGAYRLSLGDLNAYIRRSGRPLSGALEPTGTRIIADVAEGASVGLRRAAARLQVHAAMSVPLRVGDRVLGLLELFDPLAGQDWSEREVTLVRELASQGALAMENAQLLAEAEQRAQTLAVLNEIERVLSSHISSPRLFAVAAAGAARLLRAPSALLWLRAPGSTRFMLRAAYGRGRPSGSLDFSAGDGPLGLVLGGETAIMSPQASRGMPWGKGWAVAAPLRVGSSALGLLVVRRNQGAFRDEDVRMLEALGGQIVAAVQNAHLYEESRRLGQRLNASIVALGDALAAALDMHELLQVIADRGAELVEADAAIVFMKENGTGLAARAVATRGEDAGAAADPQAYEPVAALAVERGEAVTVAARSQAATEGVRRVMLREHVRAVHVFPLSVRGRMAGTLCILTRRRGLRRQERQLLASFSRQAAVGVENVILFSETQQRLAELADLSRASAGVTSTLDQTAIIEIMVESVARALRTPVAAIALLGDNRELRLPEGGHRGLPASFVRGFTLGPDCIAASVMTDQRIKVISDVAAEGRAHDSLVAGLDVASVICAPIKGRQELLGVIFAADRVPRIFRQHEEALLSAYANEAALALQNARHYQAVVGHARELEGILEATKTVTSTIELQPVLDHVARAAVSLLGVPASGIMLLDASGQHLTTVATCGLPAEHELHAGLHAGESIPGMVALKGVAMTSTNLPRDGRFRHRNAARAEGLHSMISVPLSVKGKRLGVLTAYSGAARPFTVAEERLLTTLAAQASVAIENARLYAAAREQTRSMRLLMEEVNHRIKNNLQSIIGIVQLHIAQVDEPRVQEALREIIARVQAITVVHELLLDEDVRSIDVREAGRRVLDNALRQNPNPHLKISGQVSGARVRLPSRQATSLASVLNELVYNAVVHAFTGREHGNIAIGMQEATGGEILVQVSDDGVGLPRDFNLQHHAHLGLRIVEGLVSQDLGGEFTIAGNGGTIARVAFRK, from the coding sequence GTGTTCAGGCAAATCGCGAACCTGATTGAGCAAGAGGGAGACGCGCTGGCGTCGGCGTGGCAGGCCGAGCTCGAGCGGCGAGACAACGGCCTGGTGTCCACGGACAATCGGCGCCAGCTATGGCGCGACGCCAGGACCTGGGTTGCTCTGCTCCTTCGCGCCATGCGCACGGGCGATGTCGGCCCGCTCCACCGCACTTCCCGCCTCACCGCCCGCCGCCTCGCGCTCGGCGGGATCGCCCTCGCCGACGTGGTGGAGGCCATTATCAGCTTCAAGCACGTCTTGTGGCAGGCGCTGCGCGAGTTGCCGGAACTCGACAGCGAGGTCATGCACGAGGCCACGCGCACGGTCGCCGAGTGGTTCGACGGCATGATCATCAACACGGTCGCCAACTACGATGCGATGGGGCGCGACGGTGGTTCGCGCACCCTGACCGTGGAGCGAGCGCTTCATCTGAGCCGGCTGGCGGAGGACCAGGTGGCGGTCTCCGATCTCGCCCAGGAGATGGTAGCGGAACGCAACGTCAGGCGCTTGCCCTCGCTTATCGCGCGCTCGGCGGCGCACCTCGCCGGCGCGCAGCGGGCGGCGGTGGCGGTGCCGGATGACGGCGCCCCGCGCTACCGGGGCGCGTACCGGCTGTCTCTCGGCGATCTCAACGCCTACATCCGACGCAGCGGCCGGCCGCTGTCGGGCGCGCTGGAGCCGACCGGTACGCGCATTATCGCCGATGTGGCGGAGGGCGCAAGCGTCGGGCTCCGGCGCGCGGCGGCCAGACTCCAGGTGCACGCCGCCATGAGCGTGCCCCTGCGCGTGGGCGACCGCGTCCTCGGGCTGCTGGAGCTTTTCGATCCGCTGGCGGGGCAGGACTGGAGCGAGCGCGAGGTCACGCTGGTGCGGGAGCTGGCATCGCAGGGCGCGCTCGCCATGGAGAACGCTCAGTTGCTGGCTGAGGCCGAGCAGCGCGCGCAAACCCTGGCCGTGCTCAACGAGATCGAGCGCGTGCTCTCGTCTCACATCAGCTCCCCGCGACTGTTCGCCGTGGCTGCGGCAGGCGCCGCCCGCCTGCTGCGCGCACCGTCGGCGCTGCTCTGGCTGCGCGCGCCCGGCAGCACTCGCTTCATGCTCCGTGCCGCATACGGCCGCGGACGGCCCTCGGGATCCCTCGATTTCAGCGCGGGCGACGGGCCGCTCGGCCTCGTCTTGGGCGGCGAAACGGCGATCATGTCGCCGCAAGCCAGCCGTGGCATGCCGTGGGGCAAGGGCTGGGCGGTAGCCGCGCCCCTGCGTGTCGGCTCGAGCGCACTGGGCCTGCTGGTGGTGCGCCGCAACCAGGGCGCATTTCGCGACGAGGATGTGCGAATGCTGGAGGCGCTCGGCGGCCAGATCGTGGCCGCCGTGCAGAACGCACACCTCTACGAGGAGAGCAGACGCCTGGGTCAGCGGCTCAACGCCTCCATCGTCGCCCTGGGTGACGCGCTGGCGGCCGCGCTGGACATGCATGAGCTCCTGCAAGTGATCGCCGATCGCGGCGCCGAGCTGGTGGAGGCGGACGCGGCAATCGTTTTCATGAAGGAGAACGGTACGGGCCTGGCTGCGCGCGCGGTGGCCACGCGCGGAGAAGACGCCGGCGCGGCCGCCGATCCTCAAGCCTACGAACCGGTCGCCGCCCTGGCCGTCGAGCGCGGCGAAGCGGTGACGGTGGCGGCCCGCAGCCAGGCTGCGACCGAGGGCGTGCGCCGGGTCATGCTGCGCGAGCACGTCCGCGCGGTGCACGTTTTCCCACTGTCGGTGCGGGGACGGATGGCGGGCACGCTGTGTATTCTGACCCGCAGGCGCGGTCTGCGCCGCCAGGAGCGGCAACTGCTGGCCTCGTTCAGCCGCCAGGCGGCGGTCGGCGTCGAGAACGTGATCCTGTTCAGCGAGACCCAGCAGCGCCTGGCGGAGCTGGCCGACCTCTCGCGGGCGAGCGCCGGGGTGACCTCGACGTTAGACCAGACTGCCATCATCGAGATCATGGTCGAGAGTGTGGCGCGCGCCCTGCGGACACCGGTGGCGGCGATAGCGCTCCTGGGCGACAACCGCGAGCTGCGGCTGCCCGAGGGCGGTCACCGCGGCCTGCCCGCGAGCTTCGTGCGCGGGTTCACGCTGGGCCCCGACTGCATCGCGGCGTCGGTGATGACCGATCAGCGCATCAAGGTCATCAGCGATGTCGCGGCCGAGGGGCGCGCCCACGATTCATTGGTGGCCGGCCTCGATGTGGCGTCGGTCATCTGCGCGCCGATCAAGGGCCGCCAGGAGCTGCTGGGCGTCATCTTCGCCGCCGACCGCGTGCCGCGGATCTTCCGTCAGCACGAGGAGGCGCTGCTGTCGGCCTACGCCAACGAGGCGGCGCTGGCGCTGCAGAACGCGCGCCACTACCAGGCGGTGGTGGGGCACGCACGGGAGCTGGAGGGGATTCTCGAAGCCACCAAGACCGTAACCTCGACCATCGAGCTGCAACCGGTGCTCGATCACGTGGCGCGCGCCGCCGTGTCGCTGCTGGGCGTACCGGCGTCCGGGATCATGCTCCTTGACGCCAGCGGCCAACACCTCACGACCGTCGCCACCTGCGGCCTGCCCGCCGAGCACGAACTCCACGCCGGCTTGCACGCCGGCGAGAGCATACCTGGCATGGTGGCGCTCAAGGGCGTCGCCATGACCAGCACCAATCTGCCGCGCGACGGCCGCTTCCGGCATCGCAACGCCGCTCGTGCCGAGGGCCTCCATTCCATGATCAGCGTGCCCCTGAGCGTTAAGGGCAAGCGGCTCGGCGTCCTCACCGCCTACAGCGGCGCCGCACGGCCGTTCACGGTTGCCGAGGAGCGCCTGCTGACCACGCTTGCGGCCCAGGCCAGCGTCGCTATCGAGAACGCCCGCCTCTACGCCGCGGCGCGCGAGCAGACACGCTCCATGCGCCTGCTGATGGAGGAAGTCAACCACCGCATCAAGAACAACCTCCAGAGCATCATCGGCATTGTCCAACTCCATATAGCGCAAGTTGACGAGCCTCGCGTGCAGGAGGCCCTGCGCGAGATCATCGCCCGCGTCCAGGCCATCACCGTCGTCCACGAACTGCTGCTCGACGAAGATGTGCGCTCGATTGACGTCAGGGAGGCCGGTCGCCGCGTGCTCGACAACGCCCTGCGCCAGAATCCCAATCCCCACCTCAAGATCTCGGGCCAGGTGAGCGGCGCGCGCGTCCGCCTGCCCTCGCGCCAGGCGACCTCCCTGGCTTCGGTCCTGAACGAACTGGTCTACAACGCGGTGGTGCACGCCTTCACCGGCCGCGAGCACGGGAACATCGCTATCGGCATGCAGGAGGCGACCGGAGGCGAGATCCTGGTGCAAGTGAGCGACGACGGCGTGGGCCTGCCCCGCGACTTCAACCTTCAGCATCACGCTCACCTGGGCCTGCGCATCGTCGAGGGATTGGTAAGCCAGGACCTCGGCGGCGAGTTTACCATCGCCGGCAACGGGGGAACCATAGCCAGAGTCGCGTTCCGAAAATAG